A stretch of Gadus chalcogrammus isolate NIFS_2021 chromosome 9, NIFS_Gcha_1.0, whole genome shotgun sequence DNA encodes these proteins:
- the ndufa9a gene encoding NADH dehydrogenase [ubiquinone] 1 alpha subcomplex subunit 9, mitochondrial — MAAVVLVSRSVLPKISSVSCAAALQQQHRKLHAAVVPRGKGGRSSSSGIAATVFGATGFLGRYVVNRLGRMGSQIVVPHRCDQYDLMYLRPMGDLGQIIFMEWDARNKDSIKQALQHSNVVVNLVGREWETSNYGFEDVFVSIPQQIARAAREAGVSKLIHMSHLNADIRSPSKYLRNKAVGEAAVRDEFPDAVILKPSEMFGREDRFFNHFANLRWFGSAVPLIAMGKKTEKQPVHVVDVAKAIINAIKDPEANGKTYALVGPNRYMLHDLVEYIYAVAHRPFVPYPLPRPLYHLVAKFFAMNPFEPWTTPDKVDRFHTTDLKFPGLPGLEDLGITASSVEQRAIEILRRHRRFRYLEAELDETKPAKTVSF; from the exons ATGGCGGCCGTGGTGCTGGTTAGCCGTTCTGTCCTTCCCAAAATCTCAA GTGTGAGCTGTGCGGCggcgctgcagcagcagcacaggaaGCTCCATGCGGCCGTGGTCCCGCGGGGGAAGGGCGGCCGCTCCTCGTCTAGTGGAATCGCCGCCACCGTGTTCGGCGCTACCGGCTTCCTGGGCCGCTATGTCGTCAACCGCCTGG GGCGTATGGGGTCTCAGATTGTGGTCCCTCATCGTTGTGATCAGTATGACCTCATGTACCTCCGTCCAATGGGGGATCTCGGGCAGATAATCTTCATG GAGTGGGACGCAAGAAACAAAGACTCCATCAAACAGGCCCTGCAGCACTCCAACGTGGTCGTTAATTTGGTGGGCCGAGAATGGGAGACCAG TAACTACGGCTTTGAAGACGTGTTCGTCAGCATCCCCCAGCAGATCGCCCGGGCCGCCAGAGAGGCCGGCGTCAGCAAGTTGATCCACATGTCCCACCTCAACGCAGACATCAGGAGCCCCTCCAAGTACCTGAGGAACAAG GCTGTGGGCGAGGCGGCGGTGAGAGACGAGTTCCCCGACGCTGTCATCCTGAAGCCCTCAGAGATGTTTGGCCGGGAAGACCGCTTCTTCAACCACTTCGCCA ACTTGCGGTGGTTCGGTAGCGCTGTGCCTCTCATCGCCATGGGGAAGAAGACGGAGAAGCAGCCCGTCCAC GTGGTAGATGTCGCCAAGGCGATCATCAACGCCATCAAAGACCCAGAGGCCAACGGAAAGACATACGCACTGGTTGG TCCAAACCGCTACATGCTCCATGACCTGGTGGAGTACATCTACGCCGTGGCCCACCGGCCCTTCGTGCCCTACCCCCTGCCCCGCCCGCTCTACCA CTTGGTCGCTAAATTCTTTGCAATGAATCCATTTGAACCGTGGACGACCCCGGACAAGGTGGACCGG TTCCACACGACGGACCTGAAGTTCCCCGGCCTGCCCGGTCTTGAGGACCTGGGCATCACGGCGTCCTCTGTGGAGCAGCGCGCAATCGAGATCCTGCGGCGTCACCGCCGCTTCCGCTacctggaggcggagctggacGAGACCAAGCCGGCCAAGACCGTCAGCTTCTAG
- the cpne2 gene encoding copine-2 — MASPEGGAGSRPQHCVTRVELSVTAAHLLDRDVASKSDPFCVLFNEVDGNWAEISRTETAVNNLNPVFGVKFRVDYHFEEVQKLRFAVFDEDKCASQLYEHDFLGEFICTLGVIVSNKKLVRPLLLANGKPAGKGTITITAQELSDNRIITLSLSGRKLDKKDFFGKSDPYLEFHKQGEDGKWMLVHRTEVIKNTLDPVWKAFTVPLVSLCNGDVDRNIKVLCYDYDNDGGHDFIGEFQTTVTKMSHASTTEVEFDCINPKKQRKKKNYKNSGVIVLKSCKIIRDYTFLDYILGGCQLMFTVGIDFTASNGNPREPSSLHYINPLGSNEYLAAILAVGQIIQDYDTDKMFPALGFGAKLPPDWKVSHEFAINFDPTNPFCSGVEGIAQAYSSCLPHLRFYGPTNFSPIINHVARVASQALQQERAAQYFTLLIITDGVISDMDETRHAIVAAAKLPMSVIIIGVGNADFAAMEFLDGDASVLRSHTGEEAARDIVQFVPFRDFRNAPKETLAKSVLAELPQQVTQYFKQRNLSPSNQAAE, encoded by the exons ATGGCCTCCCCAGAGGGCGGTGCGGGGTCCCGCCCCCAGCACTGTGTGACCCGCGTGGAGCTGTCCGTCACGGCCGCCCACCTGCTGGACCGGGACGTTGCCTCCAAGTCGGACCCCTTCTGCGTGCTCTTCAACGAGGTGGACGGCAACTGggccgag atCAGCCGCACGGAGACGGCCGTGAACAACCTAAACCCGGTGTTCGGGGTGAAGTTCCGGGTGGACTACCACTTCGAGGAGGTGCAGAAGCTGCGCTTCGCCGTGTTCGACGAGGACAAGTGTGCGTCACAGCTCTATGAACACGACTTCCTCGGGGAGTTCATCTGCACCTTGGGAGTG ATTGTGTCCAATAAGAAACTTGTCCGACCACTTCTCTTAGCCAATGGGAAACCAGCGGGCAAAGGAACTATTACG ATCACAGCCCAGGAGCTGTCTGACAACCGGATCATCACCCTCAGCCTGAGTGGAAGAAAATTGGACAAAAAG GACTTCTTCGGAAAGTCTGATCCTTACCTGGAGTTCCACAAACAAGGAGAAGATGGGAAGTGGATGTTGGTGCACAGAACAgag GTCATTAAGAACACTCTGGACCCCGTGTGGAAGGCCTTTACGGTGCCTCTGGTGTCGCTGTGTAACGGAGACGTCGACAGGAACATCAAG GTGCTGTGCTACGACTATGACAATGATGGAGGTCATGACTTCATAGGAGAGTTTCAGACCACTGTGACCAAGATGAGCCACGCCAGCACCACAGAg GTGGAGTTTGACTGCATCAATCCgaagaaacagagaaagaagaagaattaCAAGAACTCTGGTGTCATCGTTCTGAAGTCGTGCAAG ATTATACGAGATTATACATTCCTGGATTATATTCTCGGAGGATGTCAATTGATGTTTACT GTTGGGATTGACTTCACTGCGTCCAATGGGAACCCTCGAGAGCCCTCCTCCCTGCATTACATCAACCCGCTGGGCAGCAACGAGTACCTGGCCGCCATCTTGGCGGTCGGCCAGATCATCCAGGACTACGACAC AGACAAAATGTTTCCTGCTTTAGGATTTGGAGCTAAACTCCCACCAGATTGGAAG GTGTCACATGAGTTTGCCATCAACTTTGACCCCACGAACCCCTTCTGTTCAG GGGTGGAGGGCATCGCCCAGGCCTACTCCAGCTGCCTCCCCCACCTCCGCTTCTACGGACCCACCAACTTCTCTCCCATCATCAACCACGTGGCGCGCGTCGCTAGCCAGGCGctacagcaggagagagcggcG caGTACTTCACCCTCCTGATCATCACTGACGGGGTGATCAGTGACATGGACGAGACGCGCCACGCCATCGTGGCGGCGGCCAAGCTGCCCATGTCCGTCATCATCATCGGCGTCGGCAACGCAGACTTCGCCGCCATGGAGTTCCTGGACGGCGACGCCAGCGTCCTGCGCTCGCACACCGGGGAGGAAGCCGCCCGCGACATCGTGCAGTTCGTCCCCTTCAGGGACTTCAGGAAC